The following DNA comes from Rhea pennata isolate bPtePen1 chromosome 22, bPtePen1.pri, whole genome shotgun sequence.
TGTCCTAGCTGGAAAATGAGATTGGAAAGATAGTGGAGATTAGGGGAGGCTTCAAAGCAGAAGATTGGAATAGAATGTGTTAGCAGCTCCAAAGGCTGAAATTGCTTCTTTAAATATGAAGCAAAGCAATTCCTAAAGAGGGCAGATACGCGTAGTTGCCTGACTTACTTGTAAAGGAGCAGATCAGCATGCTATTCCCATCCTGCCTGACAAATCCAGGACTGCATGTACTCATTTCAGGCATGATAAAAGATGTATTTCAACACTTTTGAAAGCGATTAACCTTCCCCAAACTGACACGCAGCGAAAAAGTGAGCTGCCGATGTTAAAATGCCAGCGCGCCGTCCTCTTCTCCAGTTACTGCTGTGGAAAAGGGATAGACTGAGGCTGCCACAAGGACGGGCAGAGTCCTCTCGAAGCCCTGTGGCTCTTTGGATGGGGTGTTAAGACACGAGGGTCCTTCGCTAGGACGGGAGCCAGGCGccaggctgcctgcagctctctgctggGAGCTGTCTGTAGTGACGCTGGGTGGGTCTGGCTGGGCTGATGGGGTCAGAGAGTTCCCAGCTACCCGAGGATCTCCTGCCCTTTCTGTCCTGAGTATGGGAGACGGCCCCGAGGGGGTGATATTCAGGTCTCCATCACTACGTTTGACAAGGCTACGTGATTTAATGTCGCCGGAGGCTGAACTCCAGCTTGCGAAGTTCCATAGTTACAGGTTTGGCCCTCTTCTATCCGTGTTTGTCTTCACTGGGCTCTCCCAGAATGTGTTGTCCAGGGTCACTGCTCTCCCAGGCAGCTCTCCTTGCACACCCTTCCTATCCTGGCCCTTTGCATTTGGTGGAGAAGCCCTGTAGGGATTTGTTGGCAGCTGCCTGCATCTTTTGAGCGAGTAGATTGCCTCCTCTTACagtttcctttcctgttctgctCAAGAACTGAAGCATCTTTGCAggtgcagaaaaggaaaggaaaagccagCCCAGTGCTCAAAAATTTGGTGTCAAGAAATCTGCCCTGACCTGCCCCAGATTTTGGCAGAAGTCCTTCTTTATGAGAAAGGCGAGCGCTTTCCTGGCCCCTCTTGTCCTGGGGGCCTTCAGGAGGAAAGGTGTGGAGGAATTGGAGGTTTCCGAGACAGGCTGGACACAGCCTGGAGCTCCTGGGGCAAGACAGGAGAGGGTGACCGCCCGTGGAGGGACCAGCCTGCTCTTACCAGCAGCTCCTTGATGGGGAAGTCCTTCAGCCCTCCATCTCGGGGGGAGTCCAGCACCACTGGGAAGCCTTTGTGGGGAGCGTGGATGTAGCCAAACTCGATTTCATCCTATACAAGGTGAAGGGGAAAAACCAGGCATCGCATATCTGCCGGCAGGAAAGGCAGCCCCTCTGCAGGGCTCCGCTTTAGGGTAGGTCCCCTGGCCAGCAGCCTGCTTGGTCGCCTCTGGTGCTTCCGTACCTGCATCCAGCGGTCGCCGCGGTTCATGTAGCCGGAGCAAACCTTCAGCTTGCAGCTGGCTTTGTCCACCAGCTTCTTTATCTCCTTGAGGAAGAGGTAATTGTCCTTCACGCTGGAAAGGCGAAAGGTAGGAGGGAAGCGACTGAAGCGCTTGGGCTGGGACGGACGCTCGCCCCCAGCCGGCTGCCTTCCCCTCCGCCCGTCGCCCCCCTGGCACCCAGGGCAGGTACCCAGGCCGTGGCTCAACGACCCGGGCCAGCCCGGGTGCTGCTGGGCAACGGTTTGCGGCCCTGTTTTCGGGCGCCTCGGCTTTTGTGGCTCATCTCTCTGCCATCGGCAAAATGCGGCACAACTTCCTACAGCCTTGTGAACCGGCTGGCTGAATCCGCGGCTTAAATCAACGGAGAGGCTCTCGGCGCGCGTCTAGGAAGGACGGGAGGCCACAGCAGGCACTTGGGAGGGTGCCGAGGGCTGCTAACGGGGCCTGTCCCTCCACGACGCCCAGGGCATGTTAGCCAGCCCGCCAAGATGGACCGGTTCGGTGGGGCAGGCACCTTCCACAGGCTTTTACCTGCAGACGAAGACGGTCGCCGGTGGCAGCGTGTTGGGGGTCATGATCCACGGCGCTACCCTGAACGCCACGGTGTCGGTGAAAATCGGCACCTGGGGGATACCCTGCGGGGAGGAAGACGCTGAGACGCGGGCGGAGGAGGAGCACGGCGATACCTATACGCaccggcggcggggcccgggagGGCCGGCGGCCAAGGCGGCCGAGGTCTGCTGCGCCCTGAGCTCTCCGTTTACCACCGTCTCGCCAACGTGCCTTACTTACGGGGTCGTTTCTGAGTTAAGGTAACAACTACTCTACGCCCTTTGGCTGCGCGACTGCTCTCCTTGCATTGCCCATCCCCTTTGTCCGCGGCCCTGCAGCCTTTGCAGCCTCCCATCCAACGCCCCTTCCCCGGCTGCCTCCAGACCTCGGCCAGGGGCTCCAGGAGGCTGATGTGGATGGAGACGAGCCCGGGGAAGCTGTCATCCGGGAAGCGGAGTCCCTCGACGAAGAACTCCagctccgcggggccgcccgtGTACTGCACGGTGTGGTACAGCTTCTGCCTGCCCAGGATGTGGATGTAGCGTTGCCCAAAGAAGGGATCTGGGGGAAAAAGGGAGAGTTCAGGATGGGCTCGCGCAGCTGCTGTTCCTCAAATTTCAACGGTGGCCTAAaacttgttttgcttctttgtaTCCCCAGAGACGAAGTATCGCAGTCCATCTATGCTGGagctgtttctcttctgatgGACGTAGCGTCCACCCAACAGAAACATCTTAACACCACTCCGTCTCTTGCAATTTTGCAATCCCGGGACAAGGGTGAAGCATCCCAGATCCTTTCCTTCCCCGGAGCCACTgtcaaaagacatttttttgcGGGGCGCCTGCCCTTGCAGCCCCCCGACCTTGGCTGCCATGGGTAGCAATGCCTGCAGGCTCCTAGGTGACGGGCTGAGACTTGAGACCTGTCACTCGGCTCTTGGATGCCTTCCCAATTAATTCAGTGGGGTGGCTGGGAGCCCGGGCCGGCGCGCTGTCATCCGAGCTAAGGGAGCGAGCGCCGAGCGAGCTCGCCAGGCCGCGGGCTTGGGTTTCAGCTGGGGGAGGTGGATTTGTGGGGCCTTtgagggctgggctggggcagtgaggagctgctctccaaaatGCTCTCTGCATCCCGAGGGGGAGAGGGGTGGGCTGCGCATGCCTCTTCTGGCCTTCCCCGGATCCAGGCCGGCGTGGACGCGGCGAGAGGGGTCCCGCAGGCTGAACCCAGGGAGGGGCAGGCCCTGCCACCCACGTGGGCTCTGTGCTTTCAGCTCCGTCCAAGCTACCCACCCTGGCTCCTGCCAAAATGCTTTAAAGCtggcaaatatttttcccaaagGTTATTTTTCTGGCTCGTCTCAAACGGCTGCGATCCCTGGAGCTGCTAGTAGCGGAGGAAGGGACTGACTGAAAAGGGAGAACAGCCAAGCCTGGAAAAACTGGTGTGGTTGCTAGAGAAACTGCCCACCGTGGCCGGATAAGGGCTGCCAAGGGCAGCGTTTGCTTCAGGAGCCCATTTTTGAGAGCGCCGAAAGGGCACGATTGgggacagaaagagaagagcttacgggggggggggggtataaAAGTGTCATGAGcttggggaagaggcagagaacGCGGCAAGGAAGGACTTACTCTGCACGTAAAAGACCCCGACTTTGTCAGCGTCCGAGACGGGAACGTAGAGAACGATTTCGTATCCCCGGGGGAGCCTCTGCGGGCCTTCAGTCCTCAGGACCATCCGAGACATGTCCAGCAAATCTGTGGTTGAAACACAGATGAAGTTGGGGCCGGCGTGGAGGCAGCTAGGTCCGAAGCAAAACTTAATCTCCGCTAAAATCAAGTCTGGCTCAAGGAGAGGGACCAAGGAACCCAAGAGCATTTTTGCATTGCTCGCTTTCGAAGCAGAGCCTCTGAGGGGCCTGCATGGCTCTGACCTCAGACTTAGCAAGGACACagatgactttttaaaacttcctgATTCACAAGTAGCacaaaattctctctctctcgctctcttttttttttttttttttttctttgtaagaatAGGCTCTCTAGCTCCAAAACTGAAGCGGTTTTCCAGTTCACAGGAcgctgaaaagcaaaactgaattgTTTTAACCAGCAGAGACCAAAAGAACGTGGTAGTTGCACGAACAACGTAAAATGTCAACGTTTGCCTCCTAAGATGTGCAATTTAGACTGTAAAAATTGCCTTTTGTCTTGCTGCCCCGTGGTGCTAGCAGCAACGGGGTAGTGAAAATATCCCGCCAGTGCTTTTAACCTGGCCGTGACGAGCCGGGGTTGGGGATGGCCATGGGGCCGCGTACCTTCTTTGCTGAACACCGTTTCATCATCGCAGTCAGGCGCAGGAATCAAAGGGCTTTCCCTGTCGCAGTTCACAAGCAGGATGGCCCCCTGCCCGTCTGGGCCCCACGTCCAGGTCGCCTAAAATACACCGCCTTGGCTTAGCAAGCACCCAGGAACGGTGGCAGTTGTCACAGACCCGGGATGTGCTGGGCGCCAGCAACGTGACCCCAGGAAGAGCAGCCAGACCCGCGGTTGGGCTCAAGCCGGGGTTTGCCTTGAGCTCCCAGGTTGGTTTTGATGCTCTGCTTTCGTGGATTTTCCCCCTTGACAGTGACTGCTTGTCCCGTGCGGGCAGAGATGGGGACAGGCAGAGCAAGAAGGTCTGTGCTGCCTAACTTTCGGTTCGTGTCGAGAAAGTAGAGGCTGGATTACCTTGTTGGGGTTATTCTTTTCCACCACTCCATCCCGATCTGCGTCGACGTCCAGAGAGATCCCTGGGAACACAGACACCCGCAGTCAGGCCTTTCTCCAGCCCTGACTAAGGCAGATTTTGGCAGGCAATgcagctctgagcagggccAAAGCATCTGCTCGGGATTTCTGCAGAGCGGGATGCATCTCGTCCTCTGGCAGAAAGCACCAGGAGCAGGTCTGCAGGGTTGACACGGGAGCTGGCGACGGACCTGAGCTGGGAGAAACGAGCCCGCTGCTTCTGGGAGCCAACCCAAGAGGTTTCGAGATCGGTGGAGAAATCTCCGTGGGCTTTGGGTTTTAACCAGCTGAGATTTTGCCGTGCCCTTTGGAGAAGCAGTTGTTGCCGTGGTTTTGTGGTTTGTTGCAAGCAAGAGCCCATCTGGCCCGGGTCTGACCTGACAAATCCGAGCTCGTCTCTGCTTCCACATTACaggccctgctcagagcagatgGCCTGAGTTACTGTGTTAAACGAAGTGGTTAATATTCACGCTCTAGATATAACCTAGGCTCGGGGAAAATGCACGGTGCAGTATGGTTTATCTGCAGGATTTAGGCCAGTCCCAATATTCACCtccaaccaccaccaccaccccagcccGAGGGCGCCTGAGAGCACGGCGCGGCATTTCTCTCGCCCTCCGCTCCTTCCCTCCAGACACGCCGCTGCTGTGGCGACACACTTGGATGCTTTCCACCGCGCCGAGGTGCCGGAGGGAAGGTGGATTGGGTTTCTGGGCATGTTTCAAGGCACCATGTGAGATGGCTCGCTTGGTACAGAAGCTCTTTTGCAGCTAGGACGGTGGGAAGAACAACTTGCTAAGCCATGCAGCTTCTTTCAAGCAAAAATTATCAAAGCGAGGGAAAAGGATTGAGGAGTTTTGCTCTCAAAGTGTCTCCCACGACCCTCTGCACAAGGACTTGCACCCACATCGCCCTGCTAAGCCCCTGGAGGTGACAAAAATGGACTTCGGCAGGGCGTCTGCGGAGGGAGCAACAAGATGCTTCTAGTGTTGCCCGTGCTGTTGGCCCTCTGCATGCGCAGAGCCTGCCGGCTCGCGCTGCTTGCTTTGCTCCCGAAGGATGGGATTTTTGCAGCTCCGCAAGCAGGTGAAGAGGGATTGCAGCTCTGGCTGCGTGAAAGCATCGTACTCACTGACGCCCGTGAGGAAGACGCCGGCTTGGTTGATGGGCTGTCCCCCTTCCTCTCCGAAATAGCTCACGGTCACCTGGAAATACCCAAACACACGTGAGTAGCGAGGGCGGGATGACAGCGCCCGGCGCCTGCGGGCAGCGGAGCGATGCTTTGGTCCACGTCATCCCAGCGAAGGAGAGAGGCTGCCCAGACCCCCGACATCCCGCTTTTCACCTTGTTGTCATTGACCTCCGCGCTGGCTTGGCTCATGCTGAGTCTCAGGACCGTCCCCTCGTCGAGAGGCCAGCGCGGCCCCCCGTTCGGCGGCGCCGCCTCCGCTCGCTCCCCGGTGACGACCTCCACCTTCACCGCCTCCGTGTGCTTGAGGCCGAAGGAGACCGCGCCGGCCGGAGCCGCTCTGCAAAGGGGTTTTCGGAGGCCTGCGCTCAGCCGAGGCGCTCCCAAACTCACCGAAATCGGGGCGCCCGGCACCGTGCTACGGTGAGGACGAGGTTTCACCTCGTCGTGAGCAGCCCAGAACACACTGTTCCCAGAACAATTTCTCTCCTCGAGCCATAACCAAGACCAGGCACGTTGGCATCTCCGCGCTAGCCACCAGCTCCCTTCTACCTTCTGTCCTTTCAAAAAGCTGCATATAACTGTCATTGCCTGGGAACGCTTTAAGGGACTGATTTATGGCAGAACGtgctgttttggaaaaattaaCCTATTTTGCCAACATCGGTTCTTTTTAGCTTATAAAAAATGAGATTGCAATCTATTGCAGTTACAGGTGAAGCAGTTAGTACTGCTGGAACAGAAGAgcttgctttttattgtttcaaaGTTGCTTTCAATTCAGAattttgggtttctttttaaaacggagtcaaactgattttttaacAGTTCATCCTAAGAGCATTTCAAATGAGCTGAAAGCTTTTGCCAGAGGAAATTCAAATTTAGGGGCAATTTGTCTGACCTAGAAATAGCAGGTATTGCACCACTCCCCACCTGACCTACCCTTGCCTTTCTCGAGCCACTCGGCAGATCTCCCGTGCCTCTCTCGGCTCCccatccctccttcccccttgTTTCCAGGGTTGTTATTTTGGGGCTGCTT
Coding sequences within:
- the LOC134149901 gene encoding protein-arginine deiminase type-2-like, translated to MLRDRTLRLQYGNRIEALCVLGTQLSTDVYGAAPAGAVSFGLKHTEAVKVEVVTGERAEAAPPNGGPRWPLDEGTVLRLSMSQASAEVNDNKVTVSYFGEEGGQPINQAGVFLTGVRISLDVDADRDGVVEKNNPNKATWTWGPDGQGAILLVNCDRESPLIPAPDCDDETVFSKEDLLDMSRMVLRTEGPQRLPRGYEIVLYVPVSDADKVGVFYVQNPFFGQRYIHILGRQKLYHTVQYTGGPAELEFFVEGLRFPDDSFPGLVSIHISLLEPLAEGIPQVPIFTDTVAFRVAPWIMTPNTLPPATVFVCSVKDNYLFLKEIKKLVDKASCKLKVCSGYMNRGDRWMQDEIEFGYIHAPHKGFPVVLDSPRDGGLKDFPIKELLGPDFGYVTREPLFEVVTSLDSFGNLEVSPPVTVGGKEYPLGRILIGSSFPTSAGRRMTKVVRDFLYAQQVQSPVELYSDWLTVGHVDEFVTFVPSPDAKRFRMLLASPAACYKLFREKQKEGQGEATMFKGYSGTDTKRVTINKVLSNDVMVQQNQYVQRCIDWNRDILKKELGLTESDIIDLPALFKMDKHGKAMAYFPNMVNMIVLSQDLGIPKPFGPIIEGECCLEQHVRSLLEPLGLTCSFIDDISSYHKNLGEVHCGTNVHRRPFSFKWWHVMP